The Meriones unguiculatus strain TT.TT164.6M chromosome 6, Bangor_MerUng_6.1, whole genome shotgun sequence genomic interval TCAGACATTCATTTTTAAGCATCTCAAATGCTATGGAAGCCTTTGTGGACCCAGTGAATAGCTTAGACATCAGGTATGTCCCCTAGAATCGCCAACATTTCTGGGGTAGTATGAGAGAGTGCAGCGGAACTAGTGGGAATATTCATTCAGTTCACATCTACGGGTGCATTTTAAATCCTCACACGAGCTGAGAAGTGTCACCACCCCTACCTCTAAGCCTCCCAAGACAGCAAGTCTCAAGAATCTGAacgttgggctggagagatgattcaggttaagagcactgtctgttcttccagaggaccctggttcaatttccagcacccacatggcagctcacaactgtctggaattCCATTTTCAGAAGATCTGGTacttcacacagatatacattaagcaaaacatcaatgtagataaaaataaatcttaaaaacaaaacaaaaaaaccacaaaagcTCGAACCTTGATGTGACCTCCTTCATATTCATATGGGTATCGGCAGTCAATGATAACAAATTCTTTAATGAGATTGGCAAACTTGCCATTCAAAACAGATGCCATCTATgaagagaaaggggggagggtgtaAATGTTGGCTATCAGGTAACAAGATTTCAACTCCCCAAGTGCAGTGGGTTCCACAAACATGACTTACAATTTCtggagaaatatattttaaatcctGATGCTTCCCAGAGACTGTATGAAATAGATAACCCtttaaaagaaggaaacagaacagaagaTATTTAGGGGAATGTGAAAGCATATAAATGTAAAGTTTACCCTGCTGTACAGGTGGTAGGAAACagctcagaaaagaaactcagaaACAAACATAAGTGAATAGTACATGCTAATTACCTTTCTATATACCCAGCTAACATCTGGATATTTAGTTGTTATTGTTTGACGAGATAtggtctcattatgtagaccagtctagctCCAAACTCAAGAGATATATCTGCTCCGGGATTAAAGGAGTAAGGCACTATGCTTGGcctctgagacagagtcttattacatgtataggccaggctggcttatAACTAGTAATCATGAGGCTAGATTTGAACACAGAAATCACTGGTGATTTCCTCtttctcctgtttctgtttttcaagacagggtttctctgtgtagtcctagctgtcctagaattcactctgtagaccaggcaggcctcaaactcagagatccacccatcCCTGCTGAATACTCAGATTGGCTCAAGTCTGTAACAGCAGCCTttgggaggatcatgagttcaagatcatcctgagccTGAGTGTGAGTTTGGGCAAAGTTGGGATATGAGACTGTAACAAAAAACACAATGAGGGAATGGGCGAGGCACTATAtactgtaaccccaacactgggaggccaaggcaggagactGCATCTGAGGTCGCCTGGACTAAAAagcgagaccctgtcttggaGGTGTAACAGTTTGTTCTGATGAGCACCTGGTTGCCCAGTATGGTGTTAGGTGGTGACAATGGAAGAACAACCTTGGCCCAGCctaaagaaagaggaacactggctggagagatggttaagagcactaagtgctcctccagaggacccagattcaattcctagaacccacatggcactcacaactgtctgtaactccaagatctgacacccacagacatacatacaggcaataTACCAAtgaacagataaaaataaataaattttaaagaaagaaagaagaacacagggctggaaagatggctcagctgttaagagcactgtctgctcttccagatgtcctgatttcaattcccagcaaccacatggtagctcacagccatctacactgggatctgaatccctcttctggcatgcaggtgtatctGCAGATAcaacacgcacatacatacatacatacataagaagaaaaaggaacacagccaggtgtggtggtgcaggtctttaatcccatcactcagggaggcagaggcaagcaggttgttgtgagctgaggccagcctggtctacaaagccaggagagccaaggctacagagaaaccctgtctcaaaaacaaacaaacaacaacaaaacccaaacacacacacacacatcagtgcTACTTAGAGCTTCAACTCAAGTTGAAGGTAACACAAGGGGGCTTTCCTTGTTCTCCTCCTCAAGCTccctgctctttcttttcttttgttctttatttatttatttattcattcatttattcatccatttctttatttatttatttatttatttatttatttattgagacaggatctctctacagagtttatttatttatttatttattgaggcaggatctctctacAGAGTCccactgtcttggaactcagtatgtctgcctctgcctcacaagtgcggGGATTAAGGGTATGTGCCATCCATCACGTCCAGCTGCTTGTTCTTTGAAAAACCATCTGCTGACAGACCTACCAACAGTTTAGGCTCAGACTTGCCCAGATCCTACTTTTTACAGCCAGTTGCTTTCAACTCACATTAGGTCACTACAACTTCCTTAAAGGCCCACTCCCTCCATGCCATACCTCTGAACATTTGGAACAGTTTAGGGTCCAATCTGGACCTTCTAAGACATTGTTTCAACACAACCACTCAAAAGAGTGGCTGTATAAGCATACTATATTATCTATACCCAGAAGCCTGGTTCCCAGAAAACCTGCACTGTGGGTTACAGTGAAGGTGGGTAACCGTACAGGAAACCACTGAGCTAGCAACAGTCTCGAAGACCAACATGTACTCCATCATGAGAAGTTCAACTTGTTCCTTATtgttaactttaaattgttccttTGGAGGTACCCAAAGACCCACCTTGAGAAAGGCTAAGCAGGGCAGCTTAGAAAGGCTAGCTGTCCCCACCACCTTGCCGTACCACACAACTAGGGTAAGTCTGCTTGCAATTACCTTGGAGAAATCCCCTATAAGGTCTCTTGGGTCACTGTCCAAAATGTTCTCAATGGTTCCTTTGGGGGAAGATGTCAGGGATAAAGACTGGTGTAGAAGCTGTAACAAATCAAAGGTAGAGAGTGAGACCAGGGTTTTGACTAAAACTCCTAAAAATATTTACCTTGACTATGCCAAAAGGAGGAAACTGAAATATAAATGCTTGAGTAGAGGACTTTGTAATGTGACTGaatcagaaggaaagacaggCCCCTACTATTCATTAACTAGCTGACTTTCTCTAAAAAGCCCCTTTATTCTGTTCTGGAGACAGCGTCACCATGCATCTCTGGCTGGACTGGAATGTGCTAATGTATATCAAGtgtgcctcaaactcagaatcaGGCACGTCAACACACCCAgatcctttccttttttattgttcATAATGAAAACTATTGAGCAGATATCAAGAGATACATagtaatcccagaagcagaaggaccacCACAATTTTGAgcctagccagggctacatggcaAGAATCTGCCTTAAAACAAGAGACAAAACATGACCTGACATCAACACAGAAGATCACTGTCATGtgtctcacaaaataaaataattacctTATCAACAGAACCCTGAACTTCTGATAAGGAAGTTTTTGTGAAAGAACACAAATTTAAGTTGTAAAGATCCTTTGGATTGCTTCTAAATGAATAGCCTTCTGTGAGCTGGGCTTTCTTCCtgcaggctggcctggcactGCTGAACAGCTACACAAGGAACCACTGTGTACTGCTAATCTAGAGGCAACCTGAACATTTGTATCTCTAAAGGAGACTGGGACCTTAAACTAACCATTTCTTTTAtgcttctcctttccctcttccaggACAGAGTAGTAAATCTTTCAAAGATACTGTGAGGCCAGTTGAGGTGACTCAGAGGGTAAAAGCACTTATATGTGCCCAACAACAATCCTGGGGACCCATGGTGGAAGAGAGCCAATCAATGCTGGAgaattgtcctctaacctctacaCAAGCCACGGCAGACACAGGTCTCACacaaaaatagtattttaaaaaaggaGGTGGAGGTGAGTAAGCACATTAAGATTCTTTCCAAGGCCCAAGCTGTCAGATTAGAGTTGACAGACATAGCCACACAGCAGTCTTTGACGGTatcttaactcttttttttttttttctttaaataaggaGTTAAAAAGAAGTGCTAGGCATGGTGACccatgcctttaaatcccagtactggggaggcagaggccagactggtctacagagggagttccagtacagccaaagctacacagagaaaccctgtcttgaaaaaccaaaaacagtaacaacaaaaacttaGAAGATCATCATTATACCCTTAGAGGACACAGTACTTTCTGTAAACCTGATTTCCCATTAAAAGAAGCCACAAGACcaggctagagagacggctcagaggctaagagcactggttgttctccctaaggtcctgagttcaattcccagcaaccacatggtggctcataatcatctataatgcgatctggtgccctctctggcgtgtaggcacacatgtagacagaacaccacacaataaacaaataaatgtttgaagaaaaagaagaataagcCACCACTACAAGGCCATCAGTAAGATAATTCAGTGGTTAAAGGTGACCACCGCCAAGCCAGATGACCTAAATTTGATTCCCAAGAACCatctggtggaaggagagaacagattaCTGAAAGCTAATATGTGACCTATACATATTTGCTATGGCATGCACCTGTActcgaaaaagaaaaaagaagctgcTTGTGGTGGTATATACATCCATGCCAGCACTTGAGAAacaatgaatttgaggccagggcTGAAgagtgagaccttttctcaaaactgAATGAATGAGTAAGGAACCATGGGCCCTGGCGTCAGGATATTAAGATAGAAGGATCTTTAGTTTAAAGTCAACCTGGGCTGTAGTTTCTGCCTTAATGGACACTATCAGATATATCCTTTGTTTAGTAATATCTGAAGGTAGAACCATTCTATTGTATAAacaggttcacacacacacacacacacacaagcatttaAGAAgaccaataaaattttaaacccaAATGAAAACCAGGGCATGGTTTGtgattccagcactagggaggcagaggaaacgCTCAAAGCTCAACTATATAGCTTAAGGGCAGCCCAGGCCACTAGCGAGTTTgatcctaaaacaaaacaacacaacaacaaaaaacagaaccaaaaactagCCACCAGAACACAGACAGGTGTAACAACTTTTGCCAAAAGTCCGTGTTGGGGTGCTAAGACAAAAAGACAGCGAGTAAGGCTAGCCCGAGTTGCTTGGTGAAACATGCCGAAACCAGTTAAGAACAAGTTgtattctgacctccacatgtgctctGTGGCATGTaacactaaataaacaaacaataaaatcaaTAGGAAAACTAGAGTAAAGATGGGGCTTCATGACCAAGCACTTGAGAAATATACGCTCAGGGTTAACTCAAGtacccaagaggcagaggcagatggatctgagttcaaggccagcctggtccctgTTCAAAAAACAAAGTAGTAAGGCATGGCAAGGACAGGACCATCAAGCAGAAAGACAGCCATCACTGTACACCAAGGAGAAGTTAACTAACCTCCTGGGCTGGCTCTAGACTATCTGCTTTCACAGGACTGGCCATGCTCTTCCTCCGCTTTGTACTCCCTTGAGAAGACTCCTCATGGGGTCGATCTGCTCTCTTCAGCCCTGTGGGAGTGCTGGCGCTGCCACCGGAGCTGCATTGCAGAGGGGAGTCAAACAGCCTACACCGATCACCCTTAGGACAGAAGAGACAGGTCCACCTTGGATTACAGTCTGACCACATGAATAGCAATTATTCTGAAGTCCAGGTCCTAAATCCTGTTACTCCAGCCAACACAGTTAAGGACTACTTTGTTCAATGGTTCAACACCTCAGAATTCCACATACCAGAATAACTTACAAGGTTTGTAGGTCTTCTCATGACAAGGGGAGCTGTCCAGAGGCTTGCCATGCATGATGGGGTCTCCTCATCATTCTAGAGGAAGAGAAAAACGGCTTTTTAAAAGCAGGGCCCACAGAGGGGCTGGGAGAAAAAGGACCCAGAAGAGACCATCATTAATTTAAATGCTTTGTGTGTAACTCTCCTAAAGACATGCCAGACAAGCCTGCtgagaagttttttgttttgtttcttttggaaatagagcctggccttgaacttgaggctTATGGCAATCCTTCTATTCAGCACCCGAATGCTGAGATTATGGGCATGTACTACCAGGACAGGCTAGTATCTCTTTTTTTGGTACaagggattgaacccaaggccttgtatACCTTAAGCACAAGCTCTACCACTATGCTATCTTAGTTCCAGAAGCATCTCAATACATTCATCCTTCCCTACTCCTAAAAGCCTGGTTAGTGTCCTCAGGCTAAGAGAAAAGATCTTACCAGTATCATCTCACCTCCCATCCAGAAACAGAACTAAGTCAAGCAGAAAGAAGAGTCTCAATAAACTCTTACAAAATAAATGATCATTCAGTCAGCTGAGACCCTGAGGAACTATTTATTTAGGAGGCTTCTCCAGGGTGATTAGAATGAGTaggcacacacccacatacacccAGATGGTACCTTCAGGTTCTCTCCATCCAGAAGGTCTATGAAGCCATCATCTTCATCAGACAAAGTGGCCTTCACAGGTGACTGGGGTGTAAAAAGAGGACTAAAATTTCCTGATTCACTTTCAATTGAAGATCGCTGAAAGACACAGTTAGCAAGAACTCTAGTCCACTTTGATTTGCTTAGCTGGACTGcttaaaacaaaccaaccaaccaaccagtatGCAGGTGCACCGTGTATGAACCTGGCACCCTTAGAGTTCAGAAGAGGCTTGGACTCCCTGGCTCCTGAGCTCTTCTTGCAAAGAGAACTAAACTCATATGTAGTATGATAGTATACAACCTGTTGAAAATACAAGTGTCTATGGAGATCACAAAACAGCAGGCAAAAGAAAGTTCAAGAATGCCCATGTCACTCCATTCAGACAGATGCAAACAAAGGGAACCTGTTATAAAGTCTAGCCtactccttttttatttctggaGACAGGGCAGTTCAGGCTAAGCTAAAACCTATGACCCTTTCTTCCAGCTCCCAAATGTTGAGATCACAGGTGCACACTAGGAAGCTTAGCCTCTAACTCAGCTCTTGAGGATTAAAATGATAGCTGAGCCAGAGAGAGGGCCAGTGGTTCATAGCaaatactgctcttgcagaagcgCTACCTcagacagctcacagctgccgGTAGTTTCAGCTCCATGTGATTCTaagcctctggcctcctcagacatcTGTACTCATGTACACATACTACCCCACcctacataattaaaaataaaaatgatttaaaatgatAGTGCCCAGTTTTAAAATGAGGGATTATTATGTCCTAGACATTACAACAAAATCTTTATAACCATAATCCCACTTAAGCCATCCCTTATTTCTTCCTAGACACAAATGTTCATCCTGTCTCAGCTCCTGCAGAACCTGGGACTACATGTCCAACATACCCAAACAATCCCttgatttttgtaaattaaaagaaaactgaggTTTAAGAGGTTACTAAGATCAGCCGGGtgacacagtggcacacatctgcaatcccagaactctgaCTCTGGGAGTCGGAGGAGAGGCGGAGGAGAGGctgaggtggatctctgtgagttcaagtggtccaggacaaccaaggctacacagagaaaccctgtcttggaaagccaataaacaaacataGATCATACACCTGTTTAACACCCTAACTCGGATGTGTGTGGTGGCAAACATATGTAATCCCAGAGGTAAGAGCAGTAGGAGTTCAAGACTAGTTCTGACTACATAACAAATTTGAGGCTAGACTGGGGCTTTAAgagggcctgtctcaaaaacaaaacaaaacaaacaaaaaaatctgaacaaaaGAGCCAAACCAGTAAGATAAACAATGACTTTTTAAAGTCTGTACCCTCAGCAACTATAATTACAGATGCCTTTAATAATCAAGCAATCACAGAAAATCTTGGCATTCTGATTCCTAAGAATCCACCAAAAATATTCAATTTCAGATATATTTTCAAACCATACTAAACTTGTCTGCCATTTACATGTCCTTTGACAAATAAATCACACTCCTTTGAAACTTTCTAATCTGCCAAATGCCAGCAATTCATAGGCCtccgcctcccaaatgctgggtttaACATGAGCCACCTAGCAGTAGTAGTaaacttgcttttttgtttttgaaacagggtttcacgtagcccaggctggccttaagtcATGGCAGAACTGATCTATTTTTGACCTCCTGGTCCTCCTCCCTCTATCTTCCAAgcgctggggttataggcatgcaccacaggCTTAGCATTAAAAGGTTGATActggcacaacacacacacacgccatgtTGTAAGTTCTCTTCCCATAATGAACTCCCCAGAGGAAAGCCAAAACACATACCATCTGAGCTGGGGCTGAATTCTGCCTGTGTGTGAAGAGATCTTTACTCTCCTCATGCACATGTGGATTCAGGCAGCCACGAGATGCAGGTCTTATTGGCTTTTTAAATTCAAATGCTTCCTgcaaaacaatatattttatatattttctactGTCCATGAAAACCAGGCtctagggctggtgagatggctttgGCAGAAAAATACACTTGATGAGAAGCCTGAAGATCTGAATTTCATCCCCAAGCCCAGCATGGTGGAAAAGAACAGACTTCTGAAAGTTGGCCTGTCTTCCACATGGGCACCGCGGCATGCTCCCAACAGCAGTCTGTATTGCTCGCTAAACAAAATCAGTTACAATgtgctggggctagagagatagcttagcagCAAAGAGTATGgcactatttttttgttgttattgttgtttttgaatacagggtttctctgtgtagctctggctggccttgaacttagagatacacctgcccctgcctcccaagagctgggattaaaggtgtgtgccaccaccacccagtgagAACAGTTCTGAAAGACTCAGATTTGATTCTTTCCACCCAtagggtggcttacaaccataaGTAATCCATTctgggggatctgacatcctcttctggcctttgcaggcatcaggcacacacatagcACAGACATACAGgaaagcaaaacacccatgcacataaaaatgtgCCCTATCTTAAACAGTACATAAGCACTTGTTATTAAGCACTAAAAGCAGTCACTGCTCATGTCAGTTTTTACATTACCAAGTACTTTCTGAATACAAGCCTGTCTAACCAAATACAACCTGACCGTTCCCATTTCACAAAGAAACTAGGTCTTACAGGTTAAATGGTGGCCTTAAGATCCTGAAGCCAGATAACTCCAAGAAGTTGTTTAACCTGTGCTATTATTCCTTTAGAACAAAGCATCCAGAAAGTTGGTCCAGTGGAATTACAAAGGCTGACAAACTGCTCCAAACACACAAAGAGGAAATCCATTTCTACAGAATACCATGACACCTTCCAAAGTTGCCGAACAAAATTTATGTTCATACAGGCCATTGGTTTTGTATTTAACCTAGAGATTGTAAGGGAAAGCCAGGTAGGAAGACATGGACCTCTGGATAAACCACATCACCCTCAAAGCCACCATTTCAGATATCCTGAGATCCCACAGACCTTCATGACTTTTGATCTTAGTTTACCACTCTAGGGTTTATATATGTGATAGAGGTGTTCACGGGAAATAAGGTGCTGCTAGGCAGGCCCAGCAGCACAACTAAGATTTTCTTTCATGAGCTTACAGTCACCTTAGAGTTGGAGCAGTGAAAGGAAAGTCTTCAATAGATTCTTTTAGATAAGACCACTCATGGATGTAATTACTCCTCACAAAAGCTACTTACTAAAATCCAGCGACATTTATCTGCCAGGCGCCATCTTAAATTCTCTACATATGCAATCTTATTTCATTTCTAGAACAACCTTACTAGGTAATTGCTAccttatttaaaacaacaacaacaacaaaatcaaaacaacttagAAAGGAGCCTAACAGAACCTTCTGCATCACAAAGGCCAGGTGTGCCCTTTCTGTGACGTAGTGGTAGCCAGCTATGTTACTTGAAAGCAGCCAACACTTAAAGGTTTCCCTTCCACCCTGGGTTACCATGTTGATGCTAtgcttacattttctttattttcatcctGGTCGATGAGCTGAAAGATGTCATGGTCTAGAGAATCAGAATGGCTCCTCTTTAGTGCTGGGCTACATCCCAAGAGCTTCTGCTGTCAAAGTGAAAATGAGAAATTGAGTTCATAGAAGAAAAAGCAATGAAaaactcagttttccttttccttttttgaagcccaggctggcctcgaacttgagATAagcttcttgcctcagcctcccaagtgctaggattacaggtctgACCATCACACCCAGACAAaactttaattcttaaaaaaacgCAGAGAGGGTTGGAAGAGCTAGCTTCCCACACACTGCAGCAGGTAACCAGTACATGTGCCCAGGGTCCCACCCTGCTGTAACTCAGAATGGCCTGACACGTAATCAGTCATACAAGGTTGCCCCAACAAGCCTCTAGTAGCATCCGCTTAAAAAGAACATTTCCTGGTTTGATAAAACTGAGATTGAGGACAAAGTCCACAATAGGCAGCAACTGCTGAAGTTGCTCTAGGTAATGCCTTACTATCTGCATCTTAGTGCTTACAGGAATGCAGAAAAACCAAGGTCTACTTCCTAAATGTAGGGAAGCTGGCATTTAGTGGGGCAGTTTAGAGATATTGGTTCAAAATGACAATGGAACTTACAGGTAGGGAATTTATTCTCCTCAGGGAAATTTCAAGGCTGTAATGAGATCAAAAGGCAAATATAAGAATAAAGAGGTATTTATATCAGCAGATTCATATCGCTTAGCCAATAGCATGGGGAGTAGGACAGGCGAATCAGATTCTCATTGTAGGGTAAACAAGAATATCTAAAGCTTCCCTGGTCTCAGGAGCACCCCAGACACTAGGTATCTAGATTGAAAAACAAAACGGAACTTTGATGTCTACTAAaatacatacattcattcatttaagGTTTTAACGAAAAGGAGAACAAGGGAAATTACAGCTAAAATAAAGGAGGGAAAGTCCTGGAAACTGCTGGAACAAAACAATATATTTATTCTCAGCAGTGTTTCTAGGATCCAAGTGTCTCTCCAGGAACAGCTGTATGAAGAACTTCATTCAAAAATTATCAAGTTTTGACCATAAGTGACAGCATACACCTTTAagctcagcacccaggaggcagaagcaggcagatctgattccaggccagccagagcttt includes:
- the Cdc25a gene encoding M-phase inducer phosphatase 1 isoform X4; protein product: MELGPEPPHRRRLLFACSPTPAPPPTGKVLFGASAAGGLSPVTNLTVTMDRLEGLDSEYGKPMEVRSNSSLQRMGSSESTDSGFCLDSPGPLDSKENLEISLRRINSLPKLLGCSPALKRSHSDSLDHDIFQLIDQDENKENRSSIESESGNFSPLFTPQSPVKATLSDEDDGFIDLLDGENLKNDEETPSCMASLWTAPLVMRRPTNLGDRCRLFDSPLQCSSGGSASTPTGLKRADRPHEESSQGSTKRRKSMASPVKADSLEPAQELLHQSLSLTSSPKGTIENILDSDPRDLIGDFSKGYLFHTVSGKHQDLKYISPEIMASVLNGKFANLIKEFVIIDCRYPYEYEGGHIKGAVNLHMEEEVEDFLLKKPIVPTDGKRVIVVFHCEFSSERGPRMCRYVRERDRLGNEYPKLHYPELYVLKGGYKEFFLKCQSYCEPPSYRPMHHEDFKEDLKKFRTKSRTWAGEKSKREMYSRLKKL
- the Cdc25a gene encoding M-phase inducer phosphatase 1 isoform X2, whose product is MELGPEPPHRRRLLFACSPTPAPPPTGKVLFGASAAGGLSPVTNLTVTMDRLEGLDSEYGKPMEVRSNSSLQRMGSSESTDSGFCLDSPGPLDSKENLEISLRRINSLPKLLGCSPALKRSHSDSLDHDIFQLIDQDENKENEAFEFKKPIRPASRGCLNPHVHEESKDLFTHRQNSAPAQMRSSIESESGNFSPLFTPQSPVKATLSDEDDGFIDLLDGENLKNDEETPSCMASLWTAPLVMRRPTNLGDRCRLFDSPLQCSSGGSASTPTGLKRADRPHEESSQGSTKRRKSMASPVKADSLEPAQELLHQSLSLTSSPKGTIENILDSDPRDLIGDFSKGYLFHTVSGKHQDLKYISPEIMASVLNGKFANLIKEFVIIDCRYPYEYEGGHIKGAVNLHMEEEVEDFLLKKPIVPTDGKRVIVVFHCEFSSERGPRMCRYVRERDRLGNEYPKLHYPELYVLKGGYKEFFLKCQSYCEPPSYRPMHHEDFKEDLKKFRTKSRTWAGEKSKREMYSRLKKL
- the Cdc25a gene encoding M-phase inducer phosphatase 1 isoform X5, whose product is MELGPEPPHRRRLLFACSPTPAPPPTGKVLFGASAAGGLSPVTNLTVTMDRLEGLDSEYGKPMEVRSNSSLQRMGSSESTDSGFCLDSPGPLDSKENLEISLRRINSLPQKLLGCSPALKRSHSDSLDHDIFQLIDQDENKENEAFEFKKPIRPASRGCLNPHVHEESKDLFTHRQNSAPAQMRSSIESESGNFSPLFTPQSPVKATLSDEDDGFIDLLDGENLKNDEETPSCMASLWTAPLVMRRPTNLGDRCRLFDSPLQCSSGGSASTPTGLKRADRPHEESSQGSTKRRKSMASPVKADSLEPAQELLHQSLSLTSSPKGTIENILDSDPRDLIGDFSKGYLFHTVSGKHQDLKYISPEIMASVLNGKFANLIKEFVIIDCRYPYEYEGGHIKGAVNLHMEEEVEDFLLKKPIVPTDGKRVIVVFHCEFSSERGPRILTVSPPATDQCTMKTLKKT
- the Cdc25a gene encoding M-phase inducer phosphatase 1 isoform X1, with the translated sequence MELGPEPPHRRRLLFACSPTPAPPPTGKVLFGASAAGGLSPVTNLTVTMDRLEGLDSEYGKPMEVRSNSSLQRMGSSESTDSGFCLDSPGPLDSKENLEISLRRINSLPQKLLGCSPALKRSHSDSLDHDIFQLIDQDENKENEAFEFKKPIRPASRGCLNPHVHEESKDLFTHRQNSAPAQMRSSIESESGNFSPLFTPQSPVKATLSDEDDGFIDLLDGENLKNDEETPSCMASLWTAPLVMRRPTNLGDRCRLFDSPLQCSSGGSASTPTGLKRADRPHEESSQGSTKRRKSMASPVKADSLEPAQELLHQSLSLTSSPKGTIENILDSDPRDLIGDFSKGYLFHTVSGKHQDLKYISPEIMASVLNGKFANLIKEFVIIDCRYPYEYEGGHIKGAVNLHMEEEVEDFLLKKPIVPTDGKRVIVVFHCEFSSERGPRMCRYVRERDRLGNEYPKLHYPELYVLKGGYKEFFLKCQSYCEPPSYRPMHHEDFKEDLKKFRTKSRTWAGEKSKREMYSRLKKL
- the Cdc25a gene encoding M-phase inducer phosphatase 1 isoform X3; this translates as MELGPEPPHRRRLLFACSPTPAPPPTGKVLFGASAAGGLSPVTNLTVTMDRLEGLDSEYGKPMEVRSNSSLQRMGSSESTDSGFCLDSPGPLDSKENLEISLRRINSLPQKLLGCSPALKRSHSDSLDHDIFQLIDQDENKENRSSIESESGNFSPLFTPQSPVKATLSDEDDGFIDLLDGENLKNDEETPSCMASLWTAPLVMRRPTNLGDRCRLFDSPLQCSSGGSASTPTGLKRADRPHEESSQGSTKRRKSMASPVKADSLEPAQELLHQSLSLTSSPKGTIENILDSDPRDLIGDFSKGYLFHTVSGKHQDLKYISPEIMASVLNGKFANLIKEFVIIDCRYPYEYEGGHIKGAVNLHMEEEVEDFLLKKPIVPTDGKRVIVVFHCEFSSERGPRMCRYVRERDRLGNEYPKLHYPELYVLKGGYKEFFLKCQSYCEPPSYRPMHHEDFKEDLKKFRTKSRTWAGEKSKREMYSRLKKL